A single Calditerrivibrio sp. DNA region contains:
- the pyrF gene encoding orotidine-5'-phosphate decarboxylase has translation MSEIIVALDFGDFEDAKRIIDNTCELLSFYKVGLESYISCGERLIGYLKDKEKKIFLDLKFHDIPNTVSSATIACMKFGVDMINMHAQGGIEMMMITVDRVSSYCGEHCIKKPLLIAVTLLTSLDDGYLRDYKIGFNSSEEYVLDLAKKSKLAGLDGVVSSPKETVLIKKELGKTFLTITPGIRPAYEQMGDQKRVMTPKEAKQVGTDFMVIGRPITKAKDPKGAVIKILEELND, from the coding sequence ATGAGTGAAATTATAGTTGCACTGGATTTTGGTGATTTTGAAGATGCTAAAAGGATTATAGATAACACATGTGAGCTGTTATCCTTTTATAAGGTAGGTCTTGAAAGTTATATATCTTGTGGAGAGAGGTTAATTGGATACTTAAAGGATAAGGAGAAAAAGATCTTTCTTGATCTAAAGTTTCATGATATACCAAATACTGTTAGTTCGGCTACCATTGCATGTATGAAATTTGGTGTGGATATGATTAATATGCATGCGCAGGGTGGAATTGAGATGATGATGATCACTGTGGATAGAGTTAGCTCTTATTGTGGTGAGCATTGTATAAAAAAACCACTGTTAATTGCTGTAACCCTCTTAACATCACTTGATGATGGATATTTAAGAGATTATAAAATAGGTTTTAATTCTTCTGAAGAGTATGTTTTAGATTTGGCTAAAAAATCTAAGCTTGCTGGACTTGATGGTGTTGTCTCTTCGCCCAAAGAGACAGTGTTGATAAAAAAGGAACTGGGTAAAACTTTTCTCACTATTACCCCTGGTATTAGACCGGCTTATGAACAGATGGGGGACCAGAAAAGGGTCATGACCCCAAAAGAAGCTAAACAGGTTGGTACCGATTTTATGGTGATTGGTAGACCTATAACAAAGGCTAAAGACCCAAAAGGGGCAGTAATAAAAATTTTGGAGGAACTAAATGACTGA
- the pyrE gene encoding orotate phosphoribosyltransferase, which yields MTEDQILDVYKRHGAFLTGHFLLSSGLHSDTYLQTALVMQYPVIAESIIGELVKRVYDINFDTVLSPAIGGIRFGYEFARLLRKRAIFAERENDVMTLRRGFTIKAGEAIMIAEDVVTTGKSTMECVKVAEDNGARVVGIVCMIDRSGGEVDFPYPFFPLVRVKVGTFKPEECPMCKQGVPLVKPGSRKNI from the coding sequence ATGACTGAAGATCAGATTTTAGACGTTTATAAAAGGCATGGGGCTTTTTTGACAGGTCATTTTCTTTTGTCTTCTGGTTTGCACAGTGATACCTACCTTCAAACGGCTTTGGTGATGCAGTATCCAGTTATTGCAGAATCGATTATAGGTGAGTTGGTCAAAAGAGTCTATGATATAAACTTTGATACAGTTTTAAGCCCAGCTATCGGAGGTATAAGGTTTGGATACGAGTTTGCAAGACTTTTAAGAAAAAGAGCTATTTTTGCCGAAAGAGAAAATGATGTTATGACATTAAGGCGTGGTTTTACAATTAAGGCTGGAGAAGCCATTATGATAGCTGAAGATGTTGTAACAACAGGTAAGTCTACTATGGAGTGTGTAAAGGTTGCAGAGGATAACGGTGCCCGTGTTGTAGGTATCGTTTGCATGATTGATAGAAGTGGCGGAGAGGTAGATTTTCCTTATCCATTCTTTCCTCTCGTAAGAGTAAAAGTGGGTACATTCAAACCAGAAGAATGTCCTATGTGTAAACAGGGCGTACCTCTCGTAAAACCGGGTAGTAGAAAAAATATATAG